From a region of the Bradyrhizobium sp. KBS0727 genome:
- a CDS encoding S9 family peptidase, translating to MDQTSAKAVIDKGIDRFLADGVHYRDLINIREKVGDWNDWPVVWSSFAAEAEKRGEASLAQNAKLTAASEFARSAIYYHYAQYLLYDDIALKKRIHDKKTAVFLRAAPLFESPVERVEVPFDGIKLAGYFRRPAGVSNPPVVICIGGLDTTKEDYLDFSDECIRRGLATFAFDGPGQGETLFEMRLRPDYEKSVSAVIDYLESRIEIDSSRIGIVGRSMGGYYAPKAAAVDKRIKALACWGVLYRLYGLPEKQGNSRKALLYISGSETMEEAVEFYKFLDLKGYADKITCPTFVTHGGLDMQTPIINAEELIAEVKGPVETLIWDDAIHCCHDRSHIMRPAMADFLVRNL from the coding sequence ATGGATCAGACCTCGGCGAAGGCCGTCATTGACAAGGGCATCGACAGATTTCTGGCCGATGGGGTTCACTATCGGGATCTCATCAATATCCGCGAGAAAGTGGGAGACTGGAACGATTGGCCCGTGGTGTGGTCGTCCTTTGCAGCGGAAGCGGAGAAGCGCGGCGAAGCGTCGCTTGCGCAGAACGCCAAACTAACGGCGGCATCCGAATTCGCGCGCTCCGCGATCTACTATCACTATGCGCAATATCTGCTGTATGACGATATTGCACTGAAAAAGCGCATTCACGACAAGAAAACCGCCGTCTTTCTTCGTGCTGCGCCGCTGTTTGAGTCTCCGGTCGAGCGGGTGGAAGTTCCGTTCGATGGCATCAAGCTGGCGGGTTACTTTCGCCGCCCGGCCGGTGTCAGCAATCCGCCCGTGGTCATCTGCATCGGCGGGCTTGACACGACGAAGGAGGACTACCTCGACTTCAGTGATGAGTGCATTCGGCGGGGACTGGCGACATTTGCATTCGATGGTCCGGGCCAGGGAGAGACGCTTTTTGAAATGCGTCTGCGGCCGGACTACGAGAAGTCCGTTAGTGCGGTGATCGACTACCTGGAATCAAGAATCGAAATTGACTCCTCCCGTATCGGCATCGTCGGCCGCAGCATGGGAGGATACTACGCGCCAAAGGCAGCGGCGGTGGATAAACGGATCAAGGCTCTGGCTTGCTGGGGAGTCCTTTATCGTCTTTACGGCCTGCCCGAGAAGCAGGGAAACAGCCGAAAGGCGCTGCTCTACATCAGCGGGAGCGAAACCATGGAAGAGGCGGTGGAATTCTACAAATTCCTGGACCTTAAAGGCTACGCCGACAAGATCACCTGCCCAACATTCGTCACCCATGGCGGACTCGACATGCAGACGCCCATCATCAACGCGGAGGAGTTGATTGCCGAGGTGAAAGGGCCAGTCGAGACTTTGATCTGGGACGATGCGATTCATTGTTGTCACGACCGCTCTCACATCATGCGCCCCGCGATGGCCGATTTTCTGGTCCGCAACCTATGA